CGAGAGCCTGACCGACCTCGTACTTGGCAAAACCAGCCTTGTATATCCACAGGCTGTTAAAAGCCCAGGCAAGAGTAGCCGACAGCAGGAGTATGGGGATGAAGACGATGAAAATCCAGCGAGAGATTAAGCGGACAGCGTTCATGGCTTTAATTCTACAGCGTATAACCTGAAAGTGCTACAATCTGCGCATGGACCCGGAATCCCGTCCCGTGCCGGAGTCAGCCTTTTCCACTGCCTGCTTTCGTTGCGGCGAGTGCTGCACGCGCTATCAGGTGCTGCTGGACGAGTTTGAAATCGAGCAGGTCGCCGGATATCTGGGCATCAGCCCCGAGAGATTGAAAGCGGACTACACCGACCCGCGCTGGCCGATGCCCGGTAAATTCCTGCTGCGCCACCGCGACAACGGAGGCTGCATTTTCCTGGTTCATCACGGCAAGGAAGCGCTTTGCTCTATCCATATAGCCAAGCCTAAAGCCTGCCGCGACTGGTGTCCCTCCATCTCGCGCAAGGAATGCAGCCTGGGACTGGCGCGCGTCTGGGGTCTGGCGGCAAGCGAGGCCGGGGAGCTGTGCGGGACAGAGCATGACAAACAAGCCTTCATGGAATACCTGAGGTCGATAGGATAAAATCCGAAGCACGAAATTCGAAATACGAAAAAATATCGAACACTCTAATTTTTAAAACATTTGGATTTTGGTAATTCGTGCTTGTTTCGTGCTTCGATATTAGGATTTCGAATTTTCCTTCAGCGAGTGTTTATCCTGCCAGGTACAGCGCTCTGAGTATCCGTGTAATCAGGCGCACCAACGGCGCCAGCGCCCAGAACAGGAAGTAAGTGAGCGCCACCCCCACCACGCCGAAGGCGATTCCACCCAGTATATCTGACGGGTAGTGTATCCCTACGTAAACGCGCGCGAAACAGGCAACGAAAGCCATTATGAGCAGCCAGGTGCCTGTCTTTTTATTCATCAGCCATACCGCCAGCGCCAGCCCGAAAACCACCGCCGCCAGGTTGGAAGGAAACGACGGGTCGGTAGGCCTGTAAAACAGCAGGTTGACGTCCAGCCCGCTGGAAGGGTCGAAGGGGCGGGGTCGGTTGAATATCTCGTGGATGAGGGTGCCAGGATATTTATCGTCGCCCACGAAAATGACATTGGCCCAGGTTACCAGGCCGCTGGCGATGCCCAGGCTAACCATGGCCTTCAGTACCACCACCTGGTTGCGCTCTCTTTCTTCGGGGCTACGCGTACCGAACCACAGGCCCACCAGCACCAGGCACATGGCGACTATCATGAAATAATCGTCGCCCAAACCGCTGAAAAGCCGGTCTATGACAGCCACGTGGCCGCCGAGCCCATTTATCCAGCGGAAGAGCGTCTCATCGAAACTCACCGGCTTCTCCTCACCCAGCGCCGCCATATGGCCTGGAACCAGGTGATGTCCTTGAGGGCTTCCAGCCCTTTAGCCTCCGTCCGGTTGTGTTGCAATCGCCACTGGTTGATGAGGGAGGAGGCAACCAGGCTGAATATGCCGCCGACGGCTGTGCTCAACACGAAAAGACCGGACTGCTCGACACCCTGGATGATGCCGATTTCGTTATACTGGTTCCACACAAAGAAATAGCCCAGCGCGGGCAGCACCGTTACGGCGGCGAAAAGATAGCTGAAGTGGAGATATTCGAGTGTCCAGCGGCGTTCCGACGGGAAGAAGCGGATGCGCACGGTACCCGGCGCGAACAGCAGCCCCCTCAGGCCTGCATTGGCCGCCGCCATCTGGATGACACCCAGCACTGCCGCGAAAACCAGAATGGCATATTCCAGGGATAACACGGCTCTGGAGGTTTCTATCGCTTGGTCCAAAATGCTGACTTCCTGACCGGTCTGTGGTATAAATATGCTATAATTAGAGATGATTATAAAGGTTGTCGCCACTAACCGCAAGGCTCACCACGACTATAACATCCTCGAGACTTTCGAGGCTGGTATAGCCTTGCTCGGTTCGGAGATTAAGTCGGTGCGCGACAACCGTGTGAGTCTGGGCGAGGCTTACGTCAAAGCGGACGGCGGCGAGCTCTGGCTGGTGGGCGCACATATCGCGCGCTACGAAGCCGCCAGCTACATGAGCCATGAACCCACCCGCGCACGCAAGCTGCTCATGCACCGCAAGGAGATACGCATATTGCTGGGCAAGCTGGCGGAAAAGGGCCTGACGCTCATTCCGCTGCGAATGTACATCAAGGAACGCACGGCCAAGCTTGAAATCGGTCTGGGGCGCGGCAAGAAGCTCTACGACAAGCGCGAGACCATCATGCGCCGCGAGTCCGACCGCGAGATAGAACGCACCTTAAAAAGGCATTGAGCCAAAATAGAGGGAAATACTAAATCCTAATATCTAAATCCAAAATAAGCACAAACTAGCAAAATCCAAGTTTTCAAATTTGGAATTTGAATTTATTTAGAATTTGGTGCTTTGGATTTAGGCTGTACGGGGACGCGTGGTCTCGACAGTGGAAGCGTGCTACAGAATTGCAGGCTGAGGTGCCATCACCCTCATTAAACAGGTGGCAAAAAACAACTGCCGAACCTGAATTGGTTCTGGCTGGCTAAATAAGCTAGCCCATCCAGCCTGACCCCACCCCGGCGGGTTAGGGTCTGGGTGACGCAAAGTCGGGGTGCCGCCGCCCGCATGCCGATAAGGGCGACGAAAGACTAATCGGCTGGCGCGGGAAGACTCGTTCAGTTGAGGCTTTTTGCGCAAGATTAAAGAGCTGAATAATCCTGTAGTAGATTCTGGGTCGCTTCTATTGGACGGGGAGTTCGACTCTCCCCCGTCTCCACCATTAATTACAGGGGCTCCGATTTCATCGGGGCCCTTTTTTATTGGTCTCCACCGCGTTGTTGTAGGGGTTCTTACATCCTCTCTCCCTTGAGGGGAGAGATAAGAGTGAGGGTGAAAGGTAAGGAAAATACCCCTCACCTGTGTCCTCTCCCCCAAGGGGCGAGGAGAATTTTAATGTTTTGAGGCTATTATATTACAATATCTTACTTTATCATTGTCGAGCTCGACCCGACAATCCAGAAAGCGCATGAGCATGGATTCCCGCTTTCGCGGGAATGACATTTGGGAGGGGACACCGGGCGAGGCATGCCTCGCCCCTACAAATGGCAAATACCCGACTACCTGAACCCCATTCAGGTGCGTTACCAGACTGCATATTCCTAGCTTTCACCATCACACATTCGTCCGCCTTAGGCGGACTCAGTGCAGGCCTATGCCTCTCCCGTCGAGGGGGCTTTGCCTCAAAAGCCGATATTCTGTAGGACTTTAGGGGCAACTGCTATTTTTGCCTCAGAAGTCCAGAACATTGGCTCAAGCCCCAATTCAAAGATTGATTGAATCAGGACACAGATATTATGACACAAAACCTTGCAGAGAACCTCATTAACCTGAGCGGTTGGTGACTTAGCCCTTACTGAGTCGCCGAATTTGCCTTTTATCATGGAGAACGTAGTCTCCACGTTAGACCGCTTATGGTAATGCTGTAAAAAGACACTTTTATTGAAGCTATAGTAATGCCACATGTGATTCCATAGACCATCAAAGGGCTTGTTACCCTGACTACCCTTGGAATAACTTTTGAAGGGAATGTAGGGGACCCCACCAGTGGCATTGACAGTTTGCAGATTCTTCCTGCTGGAATAAGCCTTGTCAGCCGATACCTCATTGATTTGGAACGTCTGAGCGGTAGTATTTACCAGTTGGGGAAGTTGCGGCGCATCGGCAGTCTCAGTCGGGGTAACTTCTACGCTAGTAACTGTATGTGTTTTAACACCACACATCAAATGAGCTTTTACCCACCTTGCTTCACTTTTCATCTTGCCGTATTTATGGTCAAACCATCTATCGTAAGTCGTGGTTGCGAAGCCGGAAGAATCCACCGCAAAATCGGTTTCAACGGCTTTGAGTGGGCAAGCACTCTGCTCAATCAGGGTTTTTAACAGCGGTGTTAATTCAGGGTTTTCAAGGTAACGGAATGCGCTGTTATAGTGGGCAGCTTTGGATAGCAGCCCTTTAGACTGAGCGTCTTTGAGTTCAGAAGTGAATCTCCGGCCAGAAGTAGACGCATAACTTCTGGATACAAGCCCGAACACTACGTCAGACAGTGGCAGGCGAGGGCGTCCGAAAGTCTGTGTGGGTTGCGGAATCCCATCACATAAATCACGAAGTAGATTGGCGAAATATTCTTGTTCGTGCATCTGTGCGGCATTATAAACAGGCCAATCTTGACCGTATGTTACCTTAATGGTCTCAGTGACTATGGTTGTGCCGTCCGGCCTTTGCTCGCGCTGTAATATGAATTCTACAGCGTGAATGTGTTTACAAGGCAAGTGGCGGCTTTCAAAATCAGGGCATGTGCAAAATGGCTCACTGCCCAAAGTAACGATATAAGAGCCTTTGCCCGACTGGGAGGGTACTTTCCAGCCAACGGGTGTCTTCACTATAGTACTCTGTTCTGCTATTTGTAATCCTCTTTCTTGTCTTGCGTCCATCTCAAACTCCATATATCTAATTCAAATTATGCCTATAATACCATACATAGTATGGGTTGTCAATAGGATATGGCTTCTATAAGATAAATAATTTCGATTTTATATTGACAATTCCAGAAAATTTATGGTATTGTTTAGTTAACCATGAACACGAGTGGTAAAACGCCTATTCAGGCTATGCTTGATGAACTTCAAACCAAAAACGAGCGTGGGAAAAAATGGACGCTTGCAGCTTTAGCCGGAGAGCTGAATCTGACAGTTAATACGCTTGAGAAATGGAAAGCGGGGGAACGTGAACCGGCCAACGAAAAGGCTGTATTAGAAACGCTTGAAAGGTTAAAAAAGCGGAAGCGTATACCAAAGCAAAAGCGATATGAAAAAGGCAGTCGAAAACGAGAGGTGGCTGATGGAACTTAACCAGCTTGACGCAAAGACCGAGCTAGAGCAAACGCTAACCACCGAACTGACCAAAGCCCTTAAAAAGAGGGGCTTCACTGTAAAACACAATGGAACCCCAACTAATTGCGCGCCCGGAGGCTTCCCCGATATTGAGTTTTGGGATGACCACTATCAAGTCAATGTCGAGGTCACAAAAACAACAAAGTCTAGCGCTGACCGAGAGTATTTGGCAATCAAAGACCACCTAGAAAAATCTAAGGCTAGCCATCCTGGTAGGAAATGCTTCGTTTGGTA
The genomic region above belongs to Dehalococcoidia bacterium and contains:
- a CDS encoding YkgJ family cysteine cluster protein; the encoded protein is MDPESRPVPESAFSTACFRCGECCTRYQVLLDEFEIEQVAGYLGISPERLKADYTDPRWPMPGKFLLRHRDNGGCIFLVHHGKEALCSIHIAKPKACRDWCPSISRKECSLGLARVWGLAASEAGELCGTEHDKQAFMEYLRSIG
- a CDS encoding phosphatase PAP2 family protein, producing MAALGEEKPVSFDETLFRWINGLGGHVAVIDRLFSGLGDDYFMIVAMCLVLVGLWFGTRSPEERERNQVVVLKAMVSLGIASGLVTWANVIFVGDDKYPGTLIHEIFNRPRPFDPSSGLDVNLLFYRPTDPSFPSNLAAVVFGLALAVWLMNKKTGTWLLIMAFVACFARVYVGIHYPSDILGGIAFGVVGVALTYFLFWALAPLVRLITRILRALYLAG
- a CDS encoding transposase; its protein translation is MEFEMDARQERGLQIAEQSTIVKTPVGWKVPSQSGKGSYIVTLGSEPFCTCPDFESRHLPCKHIHAVEFILQREQRPDGTTIVTETIKVTYGQDWPVYNAAQMHEQEYFANLLRDLCDGIPQPTQTFGRPRLPLSDVVFGLVSRSYASTSGRRFTSELKDAQSKGLLSKAAHYNSAFRYLENPELTPLLKTLIEQSACPLKAVETDFAVDSSGFATTTYDRWFDHKYGKMKSEARWVKAHLMCGVKTHTVTSVEVTPTETADAPQLPQLVNTTAQTFQINEVSADKAYSSRKNLQTVNATGGVPYIPFKSYSKGSQGNKPFDGLWNHMWHYYSFNKSVFLQHYHKRSNVETTFSMIKGKFGDSVRAKSPTAQVNEVLCKVLCHNICVLIQSIFELGLEPMFWTSEAKIAVAPKVLQNIGF